The sequence GATGCCGGCGCCCGCAAGGGCCGCGATTTCGCGCCGGAGCGCAACGACACCACGGTCAACGTGTTCGAGTCCGTGGTCAGCCACGTCATGGCCTTGCAGGCTAGCCGCAAGAAGGTCGTGATCGCGCTTTGGACCGAAGGCTCGCGCGACCGCATGACCTCGATGCTGCGCGACCACAAGCTGACCCACACCACCAGCGTCAACTCCTGGCGCACGGTGCAGGCGACCCCGCGCAACGAGACCATGCTCGCCGTGCTCGGCCTCGAGAGCGGTTTCGAGACCGACGAGATCGCTGTCATCAGCGAGCAGGACATTCTCGGCGACCGCCTGGTGCGGCCGCGCAAGGCGAGCCGCAAGCTTGACAATTTCATCTCGGAGGTGACGAGCCTTACCGCCGGCGACATCGTCGTCCACGTCGACCACGGCATCGGCCGCTTCATCGGCCTGCAGACCCTCGACGTCGCCGGCGCGCCGCATGACTGCCTCGAGCTGCATTATGCCGCCGAGACGAAGCTGTTCCTCCCGGTCGAGAACATCGAGCTGTTGTCGCGCTACGGCTCCGACCAGACCACGGTCGAGCTCGACCGACTCGGCGGAAGCGGCTGGCAGAACCGCAAGGCGAAGCTCAAGAACCGCATCCGCGAGATTGCGGGCGAATTGATCAAGATTGCCGCCGAACGGCAGTTGCACGATGCGCCGAAGCTGCCGGTGCAGCCGGGCCTCTACGACGAGTTCTGCGCGCGCTTCCCCTATGACGAGACCGAGGACCAGCTGGGGGCGATCGAGTCCACGCTGAAGGACCTCGAAAAGGGCCGTCCCATGGACCGGCTGATCTGCGGCGACGTCGGCTTCGGCAAGACCGAGGTGGCGTTGCGCGCGGCCTTCGCTGTCGCGCTCGAAGGCAAGCAGGTCGCGGTGGTGGTGCCGACCACGCTGCTGGCCCGTCAGCACTACAGGACGTTCAGCGAGCGCTTCAAGGGCTTCCCAGTCAATGTCGCGCAGGCCTCGCGCCTGGTCCCGACCAAGCAGCTCAACGAGGTCAAGAAGGGCCTCGCCGACGGCTCGGTCGACATTGTCGTCGGCACCCATGCGCTGCTCGGCAAGGCCATCAAATTCCGCGATCTGGGCCTGCTCATCGTCGACGAGGAGCAGCATTTTGGCGTCAGCCACAAGGAGCGGCTGAAGGCGTTGCGCGCCGAGGTGCACGTGCTGACGCTATCGGCGACGCCGATCCCGCGCACCTTGCAACTGGCGCTCACCGGCGTGCGCGAGCTCTCGATCATCGCTTCGCCCCCCGTCGACCGCCTTGCGGTCCGCACCTTCGTCGCCCCGCACGATCCGCTGATGATCCGTGAGGCGCTGCTGCGCGAGCGCTATCGCGGCGGCCAGGCCTTCTATGTGGTGCCGCGCATCGACGACCTCGCCGAGGTCAAGGATTTCCTCGACAAGAACGTGCCGGAGATGAAGGTCGCGGTCGCGCATGGGCAGATGCCACCGGCCGTGATCGAGGACATCATGACCGCGTTCTATGACGGCAAATTCGACATCCTCTTGTCGACCACGATCGTGGAATCCGGCCTCGATATTCCTAACGCCAACACGCTGATCGTGCACCGCGCCGACATGTTCGGCCTCGCCCAGCTCTACCAGCTCCGCGGCCGCGTCGGCCGCTCCAAGCTGCGCGCCTATGCGCTGTTCACGCTGCCGGCGCAGCAGAAGATCACCGCGCAGGCCGAGCGCCGGCTCACCGTGCTGCAATCGCTGGAGACGCTCGGCGCCGGCTTCCAGCTCGCCTCCCACGACCTCGACATCCGCGGCGCCGGCAATCTGCTCGGCGAGGAGCAGTCCGGCCACATCAAGGAGGTCGGCTTCGAGCTCTACCAGTCGATGCTGGAGGAGGCGATCGTCAACCTCAAGGCCGGCGTGGCCGAGCCCGCCGCCGACCGCTGGTCGCCGCAGATCACCATCGGCATGCCCGTGCTGATCCCGGAGGATTACGTCGGCGATCTCTCGGTGCGGCTGTCGCTGTACCGACGTCTGGCCGATCTCGACACCGAGGAGGAGATCGAGAACTTCGGCGCCGAGATGCGCGACCGCTTCGGCGTGCTGCCGGACGAGGTGCGCTACCTGTTCAAGGTCGCCGCGATCAAGGCGTTCTGCCGCAGAGCCAATGTCGAGAAGATCGACGCGGGCCCGAAGGGCGCTGTCATCGTCTTCCGCGACAATTCCTTCGCCCATCCCGATCGTCTTGTGACCTTCATCCGCAGCCATGGCCAGGCCGCCAAGGTGCGGCCCGACATGAAGGTGGTGTTTTTGCAGGACTGGGAGACGCCGGAGGAGCGCCTCGCCGGCACCACGGAGATCATGCGCCAGCTGGCGCAGCTTGCGGAGAGCAAGAAGGCGGCTTGAGGGGACGCTCTCGCCACGTCATTGCGAGGAGCCCTTGCGGCGAAGCAATCCAGAATCGTTCCGCGGAGACAGTCTGGATTGCTTCGCTGCGCTCGCAATGACGGTGCTTGTTGCGACAACCCGCGAAAAACTACGACGCCGCGCGCGACGCATCCGCCGACAGCCGGGCCAGCAGCGACCTCGCCGTATCCGACGGCGATAGCGAGTCCACGCTGACCACGGGATCGCTGCGCATCTCGTGCTTGCCGTTCGAGGTGTGGCGCATCACCGCCGACAAGCGGCGCGCGATCATGTGCGCGGTGCGGAAATCGGTCTCCGCGAACACGACGATGACCGAGCCGTCCTTCTGCGCCGCGCCAAAATCCATCTGCCGCATCAGGCGGCTGAGGATGCGCGCGGCATCGAGCTGGGCACGGGAGTTGCCGGGGTCGAAGGCGAACCGCGCGACCGAGAGGCCGCCGCCGCGCGCCAGCGTCTGCTCGACCGCCTTGGCGAAATCGCGGGCAAAGGCTTCCACCGTGAGCAGGCCGCTGCGCGGATCGAGCCAGCCGCCGGCGTCGATCGAACGCAGCGTGCGGCTCAGCTGCGCTTCCATCGCGTGCTGGCGGATCAGGGGCAGCGCGTTGGCGGCGACTTTTACCGGCTCCCCCGGGATCAGCTCGAGATTGGGCAGGTCGTAGGTCTGGGTCAGCTGGTGGACGGTGACGATCACGGGCAGGCTGCGGAAGCGGGTGTCCTCGGCGAGCACCGTGAGAAAGGCATCCGTCACGCGCGCCGTAAAACCCTCGGCGAGCACGACGCCGTCGAGGTCGCGGGTGTTGAGATGCTTTGCCGCAGCCTCGATCGAAAGCGCGCCGACGACGCCGACGCGCTCGCCGAGCGCGACGGAGAGCGCCGGGTAGGCCGCGCCGCGGCCGATCAGCAGCACGGTGGCATCGCGCGCCGGATCGCTCTCCGGCAGCGTGACTTTGGCTTCCGGCAGCCGGCGCAGCACGGTGGCATGAAGGGTGCGCACGCGCAGTGCGGCGCGGAGCCGCGCGATCAGGCGATCGGAATTGCCGCCGCGCGAGGTGAAGGGCAGGGCGTTGTGCGGCAGCGTGCCCGCCGCATCCATGGCCACGAAGGGCACGTAGGGCAATTGGTCGGCGATCTTTCTGGAGAGCCCAGCCATATGCGGCTCGTGTCCCGCATGCATCGCGGCGAGGACCGCGGCAGGCTGCACCTGCTCGACCGCGCGCGCCGCGCTGGCCCAGTCCGTCTCGACCACGGGAAACAGCCGGGCCTCGTCCAGCGCCGCAATGAAGGGCGGCCGTTCGGCATTGGACACAAACAGGATCGGGCCCGCCTGGGACATCAAAAGACTCTGATCACGCAACAGATGCTGCGCAATCTAGTCCGGGCGCCTTAATGCAGCGTCAATGCTGAGCGCGAAACTGCGGCTAGACCGGACCGGAGCGGTCGCGAAAAGCCTCGACCATCAGGGGGTTAAGCCCGAGTTGGCTGAGCGCCTCGCGGGCCCTCGCATTGTCCTGGGCTCGTCCTGCGAGCCGGTGGCCGGAAAGCCGGTCGGGCAGCGCGGTGAGCAGGGCGCCCTGGCCGAGCCGGCGCGCCCATTCCTGGAGGTCGTTGGAGAGGAAACGGTAGCCGCCGACGGCCATGAGACCGGATGGCGGGGCGGTAATGCAGATCGCGCCGCTCTGGCGGTCGATCCGCGCCGCGTAGCCGGTGTCGACATAGTCGCGCGGCGGCTGCGCCGTCAGCGTCTCGCCGACCGGCTGCGGCGGGGCATAGGCTGCGATCGGCACCATCGGTCCGCGCAGGCCGAGCGTGCCCTTCGGCGTCAGCAGGATCTCGCCGGCGATGGAGGACCCGGACTGCTCGCGCGGGGCGCCGTGCGGCCCCGGCATCACTGCAACGGGCATGCCGTCCTCGCCGCGGCGGGCGCCGAACAGTCCCGCCTCGCCGAACAGGTAGACATCGGTCAGCGGCGCATGCGGGGCGATCCAGGCATCGCTCGCCGCCACTTGCTCGGGTGCCCGCCACAGGCCGATGACGTTGCGTAAGGTCGGCAGTCGTGCCGCGAGGTCGGAATCGGCGAGCCGCAGCGCGAGTTGTGCCGGCGCGACCAGCACCGCGCATTCATGCGCGTTGATCTGCTGCTCCAGCACGTCGTTCTCGAACGGATGATGCAGCGCCAGCGTGCCGCCCGAGAGCAGCCACACCGCGAGCGAGGAGGCGAGGCCCGCAAACGACATCGGCGTGAACGCCGCCATCACCGTCGCGCCCTGCCTGATGTCGGCCTCCAGCGACATCGCAAGGCCGCCGGCGATCAGGCTGAAGTGCGGCCGCGGCACCGGGCGGAAACCTTCCGCGGTGACGTCGAAGGAGATCATCGCCGCCTTGCGGCCGTCCTGGATCACGGCGCGCGTGGTGCCGGGCGGGCGGGCCAGCACGTCATCGAGCGAGGCCATGCCTTCGGGCAAATCGGTACCGAAGCCGCAGACATGGCGGATCGAGAACGCCTCGGCGGCGGCATGCATCGCGAGGTCGGCATAGCTGACGCCGTCGATCTTGCTCATGGTGACGATGGCGCGCGCCGCGGTGCGATTCAGCGCGGCCGTCAGCTCCGCATGGCGCCACAGCAGCGGCAGCACGGCGACGACGAGCCCGGCGCGATGGGCCGCGAGCACGGTCAGCACGAACTCGACCGTAGCAGGCAGCTGGATCGCGATGACGGAATTGGCCGGCAGGCCCGATTCGACGAAATGCGCCGACAGCGCCTCGATGGCGGTATCGGCCTCGGCATAAGTCAGCCGCCGCGGCTGGTGACCGGTCACGCGGGCCTTGTTGAGCGGATCGAGCAAAGCGAGCGCGTGCGGCTGCCGCAGCAGCGTGCGCTGAAACAGCGTGTCGAGCGTCGGGGATATTGCTGGCTGGTTCACGGCGTCACTTCGTTTGAGTGGCTCTAGGGCGGCCCCTTCGACCACCAGGTCTCCGGCAGATAGCCGGACAGCGCGGTGGCCTCGGGCCGTTCTATCCGATTCCAGCGCGCGATCCATTGCTCGGATACGTTAAACAGGGGGATTGTGTAGAAGCCCGCGATCAGGGCGCGGTCGAGCGCCCGCACCGCCGAGACGAATTCCGTATGATCACGGGCCTCCAGCAGCGCGGCGATCATGGCTTCGATCGCGGGGTCCTTGGCGCCCATGTAGTTGCGGGTCCCCGGATGGTCGGCTCCGGCGCTGCCCCAATAGAAATACTGCTCGTTGCCTGGCGAGAGCGACTGATCCCAGCGATTCTGGATCATGTCGAATTCGTAAGCGAGCCGGCGCTGGTCGAACTGCACGGGATCGACCGTGCGGACTCTGGCCTCGATGCCGGCGCGCTTGAGGTCGCGCTGGAACGCGAGCGCGATGCGCTCCTGGTCGCGGGTCGTCACCAGCATCTCGAAAGTGAAAGGCGCTTTTGTCTTGCGGTTGCGCAGCACGGTTCCGTCGAGATCCCAGCCGGCCTCCGACAGGAGTTTCAACGCGGCGCGCAGAGTGGTGCGGTCGCGCCCCGAGCCGTCGGTGACGGGCAGGCGGTAGCTGCCGTCCATGATGTCGGGCGGGATTTGTGCGGCGAAGGGTTTCAGCAATTCGCGCTCGCGCGCATCCGCAGCCCGGCCGTAGGCGGAGAGATCGGAACCTGCGAAATAGCCGGCGACGCGCGAATAGAGATTGAAGAAGTAGTTGCGGTTGACCAGCTCGAAGTCGAACAGCAGCGTCAGCGCCTGGCGCACCCGGATGTCGGCGAAGATCGGCCGCCTCGTGTTGAACACCAGGAATTCCGAAGGCTGCGGCACGCCCGGCTTGATGGTGTCGCGGATCACCTCGCCGCTTCTGGCTGCGGGAAAATCGTAGCCGTCGTGCCAGCGCAGCGGCTCGGGCTCGACACGGAAATCATAGAGGCCGCGCTTGAAGGCCTCGAACTGGCCGTTGGCCTCGCGGTAATAGTCGAGCCTGATCTCATCGAAATTGTAGAGCCCGCGATTGATGGGGAGGTCGCGGCCCCAATAGTCGGGGTTGCGCGTCAGGGTGACGCTGGCGCCGGGCTTCACGGCCGTGACGCGGTAGGGGCCCGAGCCGATGGGGCCGGTCAGCGTCGTCTCCTCGAAGCTCGCGACGTCGACCGCATGCTTCGGCAGGATGGGCATCAGGCCAAGGATCAGCGGCAGCTCGCGGTCGTTGGCGCCAGTAAGATCGAAGCGGATGGTGAGGGGATCGGGCGCCCAGGCCTTGGCGACCTTGGCATAGTACTGCCGCAGGTTCGGACGCCCATGGTCGCGCAGCAGCTGCCAGGAGAACAGCACGTCTTCGGCCGTTACCGGCCGGCCGTCGGAGAAGCGGGCGCGGGGATCGAGGTGGAACGTGACATAGCTCCGCTCGTCGTCGGTCTCGACAGTCTTTGCGAGCAGGCCGTAGAGCGTGAACGGCTCGTCCTGGCCGCGCGCCAGCAGGCTCTCCACGACGTAGCTGCGGATTGGCTGCACGGCCAATCCCTTGACGATGAACGGATTGAGGCTGTCGAAGGTGCCGAGAATGCCCCAGACCAGCCGGCCGCCCTTGGGGGCATCCGGGTTGACGTAGGGCATGTGGGTGAAATCGGCCGGCATCGCCGGCTTGCCATGCATGGCGATGGCATGGGCTTCCTCAGCCCGCGCGCTGCCTGCCAGGCTGATGATGAGCGCGAAGGCGAGACTGCAAAGGCGGACAGCAAGGCCCTCGAGCAGGCACTGGAACATGGACATTCGGACACGTTGATTCGAGGACCGGTCGCCGTGAATCCTATCACAGGGATTTTCCCGGAGCGCAGGCCAAGGCGGGGCTTGAGGCGCGGTCAAAGACGCTTGTCGGCATTGATCTTTTCGTCGGCCACGTTAAGAAGGCACCCAATCGCGCAAGAGCGTCGAACCCGTCACTTATCCGCCTCAATTGACGGGGAGAGAGCCGCACCCAAGGCGGCTAGGTTCGGCGCTTCGGAGCGGTTCGGGCACTTCCCGTTCAGAAAGGGTTTTCCGCAATGAATTTCCATGACTTGGCCGCGTCCATCCGGCCGCGCGGGCGGCTTCTCGCCCTGTTGACGGCGACGGCGTTGGTCGTTCCGTTTGCCGCCGAGGCCCAGGCTCCTGCTCCGGGTGCGCCCGCGCCCAAGGCGACGCCGAAAGCCGCTCCGAAGGCTGCCCCCAAGGCTCCGGCGCCGGCCGCCCAGGCGCCCGCGCAGCCGGCCCCCGCCCAGCAGGGTGCTCCGGCGCAGCAGGGCGCCGCCCAGCCGGCAGACCAGCAGATCCAGCTGATCTACGCCCCCTGGACCAAGTTCTGCCTCAAGGGCCAGGACGCCAATGCCAAGCAGGTCTGCTTCACCGGCAAGGACGGCCGCATCGAGTCGGGCCAGCCGGTGATCGCCGCCGTCATCATCGAGCCGGAAGGCGAGCCCAAGAAGATCCTGCGCGTGACGCTGCCGCTCGGCATGCAGCTCGTGCACGGCACCCGCATCATCGTCGATGGCAACGCGCCGCTGCAGCAGCCTTATGTGATCTGCTTCCAGAACGGCTGCATGTCCGACTACGAGGCCACGCCCGAGCTCATCAACAGCATGAAGAAGGGCCAGAACCTCGTTGTCCAGGCCATCAATGCCAACGGCGCGCCGCTGACCCTGCCGCTGCCGCTCGCCGGCGAATTCCAGAAGGCCTATGACGGTCCGCCGACCGATCCGAAGGTGTTCGAAGAAAACCAGAAGAAGCTCCAGGAAGAGCTTCAGAAGAAGGCCGACGAGCAGCGCAAGAAGCTCGAGCAGCAGGGCGCGGCTCCGGGCGCAGCGGCCGCCGGTCAGAAATAATCGGGACCGGATTCCGGATATGAAAAAGGCGCTCGGATGAGCGCCTTTTTTGTTGGCCGTTTGCCGGCTGCGAAACCTCAGTTCAGCGACGGGTTGCGCGGGCGATAGCCGCCGTCCTTGTTCTTGATGAAGATCTCGGCGACCTGGGAATGCCGGATCGGCTCGCCGGACTCGTCGGGCAGCAGGTTCTGCTCGGAGACGTAGGCAACGTACTCGGACTCCGCATTCTCCGCGAGCAGGTGGTAGAACGGCTGGTCCTTGTGGGGCCGCACGTCCTCGGGGATCGACAGCCACCACTCCTCGGTGTTGTTGAATTCCGGATCGATGTCGAAGATCACGCCCCGGAACGAGAAAATCCGATGGCGCACGACCTGTCCGATCTGGAATTTGGCGGTCCGCGTTTTGATCATCCCCCGTCGATAGACCAGGATTGTGGCCGATGCTAGTGGCCTGATCCGGAATTAACCTTCGCTTCCGGGGCGGATAGCCCCCAAGTCTTTAGAAAACACTTCATCAATGGTCGATATCCTCAATCTGGCTCTACCTTATTTCGGCCTGATCTTCGTCGGGTTCGCCTGCGGCAAGGTCAAATCGCTGCCGGAATCGGGCCTCGCCTGGATGAACTTCTTCCTGCTCTACGTGTCGCTGCCGGCGCTGCTGTTCGCGATCATGTCGAAGACGCCATTCGCGGAATTGAACAACCCGCCGTTCCTGGTGGCGACGACGCTGTCGACGGTCGCGGCCTTCACCCTGGCGCTGGTCGTCGGCAAGGTCCTGGGCCGCCTCACGCTACGCGAGGCGACGCTTGCAGGCCTGTCCGGCGGCTACGGCAACATCGGCTACATGGGTCCTGGACTGGCGCTCGCGGTGCTCGGGACCAAGGCGGCGGCGCCGACCGCGCTGATCTTCTGCTGCGACAGCATCTTCCTGTTCACGATCGTGCCGCTCTTGATCGAGCTCTCCGACCGCGAGCATCCCTCGCTGGTGCATGCCGTCGGCGTGGTGCTGAAGCAGATCGTGCTCAACCCGCTGATCATGTCGGCGTGCTTCGGCGCGGCCGTAGCCGCGCTCCATATCGAGCTGCCGGTTGTGCTCGACCGCACCATCACCTTCCTCCAGAACGCAGCCGCGCCGACCGCGCTGTTCGTGCTCGGCGTGACGGTGGCGCTGCGTCCATTCGACCGCGTGCCCTGGGAGGTGCCCGGCGTGATCGCGATAAAACTCCTGATCCATCCGCTCACGGCGTTCGGCCTGATGCTGGCGTTCGGCCCGTTCGCGCAGCCCTGGGCCGCGACCGCGGTGCTGATGGCCTCGCTGCCACCGGCGCTGAACGTGTTCGTGATCGCCCGGCAGAACGATGCCTGGATCGAATCCGCCTCCGTCGCGGTGCTGCTCGGCACCTTCGCGTCGGTGATCACGCTGACCAGCGTGATGTGGGCGATCCAGACGGGGCGGCTGGCGTTTCCTTAGGAAACGCTCGCCAAGCTACCTTCGCCAGGTCGGCGTCAGCCCCTCGCGCATCGCAAAGCGCCGGAGCGGGCCGATGGCGCCTAACAGGTGCATGCCGACGGCGCGGACCGGCTGGAGCGGCAGGAAGTCGTTGAGCAAAGAGCGATTGGCGATGTCGATCGCGAAGGTCCGGCTCAAGATGTCAGGCCGCCGGGCCCGATCGTAGCGCTTGAGCACCTCATCCGCGCCGGGGTCCTCACCCGACGCGATGGTCTCGCCGGCGAGCCTGGCGATGTCGGCGGCATCGCGAAGGCCAAGGTTGAGGCCTTGGGCGCCGATCGGCGGAACCACATGGGCGGCTTCGCCGACCAGCGCGACGCGGCCGCGGCCGAAGGATCTTGGGCGTTCGATCGCCAGCGCGAACAGGTTGCGGCCGGGCTCGACCGTCATGCGTCCCAAGATCGAATGCGACTGCTTCTCGACCGCGGCGGACAATTCATCATCGCTCAAGCCGCGAAGCCGCTCGGCCTCCGCCGGCGCCGAGACCCACACGATGCTGGAGCGATTACCCGGCAGGGGCACGAACACGCAGGGGCCGTACGGCGTGTGGAACTCGGTCGAGACGTTGCGGTGGGGGCGGGCATGGCCGACGTTGAAGGTCAGCGCAGTCTGGTTCAATTCGCGCCGGGTCACCGCGATGCCGGCGGCTTCGCGGCACAGCGAATGCCGGCCGTCGGCGCCGACCACGAGCCGGGCCGAAAGGAATTGCGCGGACGCCGTGCGGATCGCAACGTCGTCGGCTTCGATCACGACGCTTTCGGCCTCGTCGTCGAACCGGACGACCTTGGGCAGCTCAGTCGCGCGCGCCTCCAGCGCCAGCATCAGCGAGCGGTTGTCGATGTTGTAGCCGAAAGCATCCAGCCCGATTTCGTGACAGGAGAACCGGACCTCGGGGCTGCGGAACAGCCGTCCGGTGTCGTCGACGAGCCGCATGACCTGCAGCGCGGCTGCCTTGTCCTTGCAGCGGGGCCAGACGTCGAGGCTCTCCAGCAGATCGACGGAGGCACCCAGCAGCGCGGTGGTGCGGTTGTCTGCATAGGGCACGCGGCGCGCCACCAGCGCGGTCCGCGCGCCGGCCTGCGCCAGCGCAATGGCCGCGCCAAGTCCGGCCGGTCCGCCGCCGATCACGGCTGCGTCAAAGAGCGTCGATGCGTCTGTCATGGACTGACAATTGACACGCTCCGCGGCAAATTCAAGCCCAGCTATTTTTCCCTGATTTTGTGGCGAATTGTGCGACCGCGCGCCGCAATGGCTTATGTGCAAACCGGCCCCATTCTGATAGCAAAAGCCATGGATACCCAAGAGGATTCCCTGAAGCCGAGACCGGCGGTCCGCGCCGCGGCCTTCTCGGTGCACATCTTCACGGCCTTCGGCGCGGCGATCGCGCTGCTGGCGATGCTCGAGGCCGTGCGCGAGCACTGGGCGGCGATGTTTCAGTGGCTGGGCGTTGCCCTCATCATCGACGCGATCGACGGTCCGATCGCGCGCCGGCTCGACGTCAAGACGGTGCAGCCGAACTGGTCCGGCGATGTGCTCGACCTCGTGGTCGATTTCGTCACCTATGTCTTCGTGCCGGCCTATGCGATCGTGGCCAGCGGTCTGCTGCTGCCGGTCGCAGCGCCCTTGCTCGGCGTCGCCATCATCGTCACCAGCGCACTCTATTTCGCCGATCTGCGCATGAAGGCGGAGGACAATCATTTCCGCGGCTTTCCGGCACTGTGGAATGCGGCAGCGTTCTACCTGTTCCTGCTGCACTGGCCGCCGCTGTGGTCGACGCTGCTGGTCGCGGCACTCGTGGTGCTGACCTTCGTGCCATTCCACGTGCTGCATCCGGTCCGCGTCGTGCGGCTGCGCTGGCTGACGATGTCGCTGATCGCGATCTGGGCCGTGCTCGGCCTCTATGTGCTGGAGATGGACTTTCGCGTCGGCGTCGGCGTGACGGTCGTGATGTGCGCCATCGCGCTCTGGATCAGCTTCAGCGACGCCGTGATCCGCCTGGCAAGATCTTTCGCATGATGCACCTCATCACCAGCCCCGAAGCCTGGGCCGCGCTGCTCACTTTGACTGCGCTCGAGATCGTGCTCGGCATCGACAACGTCATCTTCCTGTCGGTGATCGTCTCGCGCATCCCCGAGCAGCAGGCGCTCCGCGCCCGCCAGATCGGCCTCGCGCTGGCGCTGGTCTTCCGCATCATCCTGCTCAGCGTCCTGGTTTGGCTGATCGGCCTGACCGCGCCGGTGTTCTCGCTCGCAGGTTACGACTTCTCCTGGCGCGATCTGATCCTGATCGGCGGCGGCCTTTTCTTGATTGCGAAAGCGACGCACGAGATCCACGCCGAGGTCGACGCCGATGACGGCGAGGGCGGTCAGAAGTCCGCCGGCAGTGCCTTCTTCTGGGTGATCGTCCAGATCATCGTCATCGACATCGTGTTCTCGCTGGACTCGATCATTACCGCGATCGGCATGGCGCAGGATATCGAGATCATGATCGCGGCCGTCGTGATCGCCTGCCTGATCATGTACGTTTCGTCCGGGCCGGTGGCGCGATTCGTCGCGGCGCATCCGACCACCAAGATGCTGGCGCTGGCGTTCCTGGTGCTGATCGGCGTCGCGCTGGTCGCGAACGGATTCCAATTTCACATTCCGCGCGGCTACATCTATTTCGCAATTGCGTTCTCGGCGGCGGTGGAATTCTTCAACGTGCTGGCCAAGCGTAACCGCAAGAAGGCCGGCAAGCCCTCCGCCTAGTGGTTGCGACCAGCGCCGAGTTGACAAGATCGGCGCGATGTCTTTCGCTTAGCCGAAAGAAGAGGAGGTCAGGGATGACCAAAGCCGTCCGCGTGCACAAGGTCGGAGGCCCCGAAGCCCTGGTCTATGAGAGCGTCGAGGTGCCGGCGCCGGGCCCCGGCGAGGTGCGCATCCGCCAGCATGCGGTCGGCCTCAACTTCATCGACGTCTATTACCGCACCGGCCTCTACAAGGCGCCGGGGCTGCCCTTCATCGCCGGCAACGAGGCCTCGGGCGAGGTCACAGCGGTCGGGCCGGGCGTGACCAATTTCCATCCCGGCGACCGCGTCGCCTATTACCACAATCTCGGCGCCTATACCGGCGAGCGCAACATCCCCTGGGAGAAGCTGGTCAAGCTGCCCGACCACATCACCCACGAGCAGGGCGCCGTGCTGATGCTGAAGGGGCTCACGGTCTGGTACCTCCTGCACAAGACGTTCAAGGTCGAGCCGCATCATCGCGTGCTGATCCACGCTGCGGCCGGCGGCATTGGCCTGCTCGCGTGCCAATGGGCAAGGGCGTTAGGGGCCCATGTCATCGGCACCGTCGGCTCGCGCGAGAAGGCCGAGCTTGCCGAAGCCAATGGCTGCGATCACGTCATCCTCTACAACGAGGAGGATTTTGTCGCGCGCGTGAAACAAATCAGCCGCAACGAGGGCTGCGACGTCGTCTATGACGGCGTCGGCAAGG comes from Bradyrhizobium diazoefficiens and encodes:
- a CDS encoding extracellular solute-binding protein — its product is MSMFQCLLEGLAVRLCSLAFALIISLAGSARAEEAHAIAMHGKPAMPADFTHMPYVNPDAPKGGRLVWGILGTFDSLNPFIVKGLAVQPIRSYVVESLLARGQDEPFTLYGLLAKTVETDDERSYVTFHLDPRARFSDGRPVTAEDVLFSWQLLRDHGRPNLRQYYAKVAKAWAPDPLTIRFDLTGANDRELPLILGLMPILPKHAVDVASFEETTLTGPIGSGPYRVTAVKPGASVTLTRNPDYWGRDLPINRGLYNFDEIRLDYYREANGQFEAFKRGLYDFRVEPEPLRWHDGYDFPAARSGEVIRDTIKPGVPQPSEFLVFNTRRPIFADIRVRQALTLLFDFELVNRNYFFNLYSRVAGYFAGSDLSAYGRAADARERELLKPFAAQIPPDIMDGSYRLPVTDGSGRDRTTLRAALKLLSEAGWDLDGTVLRNRKTKAPFTFEMLVTTRDQERIALAFQRDLKRAGIEARVRTVDPVQFDQRRLAYEFDMIQNRWDQSLSPGNEQYFYWGSAGADHPGTRNYMGAKDPAIEAMIAALLEARDHTEFVSAVRALDRALIAGFYTIPLFNVSEQWIARWNRIERPEATALSGYLPETWWSKGPP
- a CDS encoding invasion associated locus B family protein, with protein sequence MNFHDLAASIRPRGRLLALLTATALVVPFAAEAQAPAPGAPAPKATPKAAPKAAPKAPAPAAQAPAQPAPAQQGAPAQQGAAQPADQQIQLIYAPWTKFCLKGQDANAKQVCFTGKDGRIESGQPVIAAVIIEPEGEPKKILRVTLPLGMQLVHGTRIIVDGNAPLQQPYVICFQNGCMSDYEATPELINSMKKGQNLVVQAINANGAPLTLPLPLAGEFQKAYDGPPTDPKVFEENQKKLQEELQKKADEQRKKLEQQGAAPGAAAAGQK
- the hspQ gene encoding heat shock protein HspQ → MIKTRTAKFQIGQVVRHRIFSFRGVIFDIDPEFNNTEEWWLSIPEDVRPHKDQPFYHLLAENAESEYVAYVSEQNLLPDESGEPIRHSQVAEIFIKNKDGGYRPRNPSLN
- a CDS encoding AEC family transporter, producing MVDILNLALPYFGLIFVGFACGKVKSLPESGLAWMNFFLLYVSLPALLFAIMSKTPFAELNNPPFLVATTLSTVAAFTLALVVGKVLGRLTLREATLAGLSGGYGNIGYMGPGLALAVLGTKAAAPTALIFCCDSIFLFTIVPLLIELSDREHPSLVHAVGVVLKQIVLNPLIMSACFGAAVAALHIELPVVLDRTITFLQNAAAPTALFVLGVTVALRPFDRVPWEVPGVIAIKLLIHPLTAFGLMLAFGPFAQPWAATAVLMASLPPALNVFVIARQNDAWIESASVAVLLGTFASVITLTSVMWAIQTGRLAFP
- a CDS encoding UbiH/UbiF family hydroxylase encodes the protein MTDASTLFDAAVIGGGPAGLGAAIALAQAGARTALVARRVPYADNRTTALLGASVDLLESLDVWPRCKDKAAALQVMRLVDDTGRLFRSPEVRFSCHEIGLDAFGYNIDNRSLMLALEARATELPKVVRFDDEAESVVIEADDVAIRTASAQFLSARLVVGADGRHSLCREAAGIAVTRRELNQTALTFNVGHARPHRNVSTEFHTPYGPCVFVPLPGNRSSIVWVSAPAEAERLRGLSDDELSAAVEKQSHSILGRMTVEPGRNLFALAIERPRSFGRGRVALVGEAAHVVPPIGAQGLNLGLRDAADIARLAGETIASGEDPGADEVLKRYDRARRPDILSRTFAIDIANRSLLNDFLPLQPVRAVGMHLLGAIGPLRRFAMREGLTPTWRR
- the pcsA gene encoding phosphatidylcholine synthase, translated to MAYVQTGPILIAKAMDTQEDSLKPRPAVRAAAFSVHIFTAFGAAIALLAMLEAVREHWAAMFQWLGVALIIDAIDGPIARRLDVKTVQPNWSGDVLDLVVDFVTYVFVPAYAIVASGLLLPVAAPLLGVAIIVTSALYFADLRMKAEDNHFRGFPALWNAAAFYLFLLHWPPLWSTLLVAALVVLTFVPFHVLHPVRVVRLRWLTMSLIAIWAVLGLYVLEMDFRVGVGVTVVMCAIALWISFSDAVIRLARSFA
- a CDS encoding TerC family protein, translating into MMHLITSPEAWAALLTLTALEIVLGIDNVIFLSVIVSRIPEQQALRARQIGLALALVFRIILLSVLVWLIGLTAPVFSLAGYDFSWRDLILIGGGLFLIAKATHEIHAEVDADDGEGGQKSAGSAFFWVIVQIIVIDIVFSLDSIITAIGMAQDIEIMIAAVVIACLIMYVSSGPVARFVAAHPTTKMLALAFLVLIGVALVANGFQFHIPRGYIYFAIAFSAAVEFFNVLAKRNRKKAGKPSA